The sequence AAAAAATGTCTTATAATACCTTTTTTATCTATTAAAAATAATCCTCTATAAGCAATCATTTCTTCTGTCGCTTCTTTCAAACATTCATTTTTACAAATCCATTTTCCAGATAATACTCCATAATTATGAGATATAGTCTTATTAATATCAGAAACAATAGGATAAGTAACTCCAGATATTCCTCCTTTTTCTTTTGGAATCTGCAACCATGTCCAATGAGATTGTTCTGTATCCGTGGATACAGCAATAATTTGTACATTTTTCATTTCAAAATCCTTTTTTTTTTCTTGAAAGGCATATATTTCTGTAGGACATACAAAAGTGAAATCTTTAGGATAGAAAAAAAGCAATACATATTTACTTCCATGAAATTGTTCTAAAGTAAAATTTTGCACAATATCTTTTCCATTTAATACAGCATTAGCTTTGAAATTAGGAGCTTTTTTTGAAATTAATGTATTCATAATTAATTATATTTAATTTTTTTTTACGAATTTAAAAAAAATGAAAATAAATCAAACATATCTATGCAATTTTTTATTAATTTCATTTTTTATATTTGTTAAATGCATGATTCTTTTTAAGAAAGTTTTTTTGTCATTATTATATTTTTTCATTTTATGAAGAATAATTTCTTTTCTAATTAATTCTAAGATATATAAAGATTTATATCTCAACAAAATATCAACAAGATATCTATTTATGTTATCCTCTTCATAAATAACTTCTATTCCTTTTTTATACCATTTTGATAAAGAATAATATTTTATATTTTTTTTTTTTAAATCCATTTTTATTTTTTCTTTTTGTATATTATCAAATATATCTTGATTTTTTTTCAAAGAAAAACGCAAATTCCAGCATTTAAAAACATGCAATATTCTTTCTAAAACTGTTTCTTTTTTTCTTATGATCTTATTCCCATAATTCAAAATAAGTTGAATTAATTTTTCTTCAATAAAAAGTATAGTATTTTTATTTTTTCTTTTTGATAATGACCTTTGATCTTCTTTTATAGTAGTAATAAATAAATTTTTTTTATTTAAATTTTGAATTCTTTCCAATTCATAAATCAAAACTTCTTGACGAATATTTAGTATTTTGGAAGTTTCTTGCAAGTATAATTCCTTTTGAATCAAACTGGATATTTTTGAAATACTATTTAAAATATTTAAAACTAAAAATGATTTTTTAATGGGATCATCTTGATGTAATTTTTCATATATTTTTTGTTTAAAAGAAACAAAATTATAACTATTTTTTTTTATAAAATCTTTTAATTGATAAAAAGAATATTTTCTAGATATTGAATCTGGATCT is a genomic window of Blattabacterium cuenoti containing:
- a CDS encoding peroxiredoxin, translated to MNTLISKKAPNFKANAVLNGKDIVQNFTLEQFHGSKYVLLFFYPKDFTFVCPTEIYAFQEKKKDFEMKNVQIIAVSTDTEQSHWTWLQIPKEKGGISGVTYPIVSDINKTISHNYGVLSGKWICKNECLKEATEEMIAYRGLFLIDKKGIIRHFLINDFPLGRNVDEAIRMVDALQYYENSGEVCPANWVKGKKAIKASHSGIIDFFS